The following coding sequences are from one Triticum dicoccoides isolate Atlit2015 ecotype Zavitan chromosome 4A, WEW_v2.0, whole genome shotgun sequence window:
- the LOC119287466 gene encoding shaggy-related protein kinase kappa-like isoform X1 translates to MAYSGQRHAGAAGSSSRQGNGLKGQASSVEFLGRGMVGMQLRDAKPDDADDERDNEPDVVADSGSEAGQIIATTIRGRNGLPKQVKSVSYIAEHVVGTGSFGVVFQAKCRETGEVVAIKKVLQDKRYKNRELQIMHMLDHPNIVGLKHYFFSTTERNELYLNLVLEFVPETVNRMARQYNRMNQRVPLIYVKLYTYQICRALAYIHNCVGICHRDIKPQNVLVNPHTHQLKICDFGSAKVLVKGEPYISYICSRYYRAPELIFGATEYTTAIDLWSTGCVMAKLLLGQPLFPGESGVDQLVEIIKVLGTPTREEIKCMNPNYTEFKFPQIKAHPWHKVFQKKLPPEAMDLVSRFLQYSPDLRCTAMEACMHPFFDELRDPNTRLPNGRPLPPLFNFRSQELNGIPPEVVERLVPEHARRQNLFMALRT, encoded by the exons ATGGCGTATTCTGGGCAGAGGCATGCCGGTGCCGCCGGGAGCTCGTCGCGGCAGGGGAATGGCTTGAAGGGGCAGGCCAGCTCAGTCGAGTTCCTGGGAAGGGGGATGGTGGGGATGCAGCTCAGAGATGCAAAGCCAGatgatgctgatgatgaaagg GATAATGAGCCAGATGTGGTTGCAGATTCTGGTTCTGAAGCTGGTCAAATAATTGCAACCACAATCCGTGGTCGAAATGGTCTGCCTAAACAGGTAAAG TCCGTCAGTTACATTGCTGAACATGTGGTTGGAACTGGTTCTTTTGGGGTTGTATTTCAG GCGAAATGTCGAGAAACAGGAGAAGTCGTTGCCATCAAAAAGGTTCTTCAAGATAAGCGTTACAAAAACAGGGAATTGCAAATTATGCATATGCTTGACCATCCGAACATTGTTGGTCTTAAGCATTACTTCTTCTCAACCACTGAAAGGAATGAGCTTTATCTTAATCTTGTCCTTGAGTTCGTTCCAGAGACAGTAAACCGGATGGCAAGACAGTACAACAGAATGAATCAAAGAGTGCCCCTCATTTATGTCAAACTATACACTTATCAG ATATGTCGAGCACTTGCTTATATACACAACTGTGTTGGCATCTGCCACCGTGATATCAAACCACAGAACGTTCTC GTTAACCCACATACACACCAGCTTAAAATATGTGATTTTGGCAGTGCAAAGGTCTTG GTCAAGGGAGAGCCATATATCTCCTACATATGCTCAAGATACTACCGAGCACCAGAACTCATATTTGGTGCAACTGAATATACTACGGCCATTGATTTGTGGTCCACAGGCTGTGTCATGGCAAAGCTGCTTCTTGGACAG CCTCTTTTTCCTGGGGAAAGTGGAGTTGATCAGCTGGTTGAGATTATCAAG GTCTTgggtactccaacaagggaagagatCAAGTGCATGAATCCAAACTACACGGAGTTCAAGTTCCCACAAATTAAGGCTCACCCATGGCACAAG GTTTTTCAGAAAAAGCTTCCACCTGAAGCAATGGACCTTGTCAGCAGGTTTCTCCAATACTCGCCAGATCTTCGGTGCACTGCT ATGGAAGCCTGCATGCACCCGTTCTTTGATGAGTTGAGAGATCCAAACACCCGTCTACCTAACGGCCGCCCTCTACCTCCCCTCTTCAACTTCAGATCTCAAG AGCTAAACGGTATACCTCCAGAAGTCGTCGAGCGCCTGGTTCCGGAGCACGCGAGAAGGCAGAACCTGTTCATGGCGCTCCGCACCTAG
- the LOC119287466 gene encoding shaggy-related protein kinase kappa-like isoform X4 codes for MSNYTLIRYVEHLLIYTTVLASATVISNHRTFSLTHIHTSLKYVILAVQRSWSRESHISPTYAQDTTEHQNSYLVQLNILRPLICGPQAVSWQSCFLDSLFFLGKVELISWLRLSSALQVLGTPTREEIKCMNPNYTEFKFPQIKAHPWHKVFQKKLPPEAMDLVSRFLQYSPDLRCTAMEACMHPFFDELRDPNTRLPNGRPLPPLFNFRSQELNGIPPEVVERLVPEHARRQNLFMALRT; via the exons ATGTCAAACTATACACTTATCAG ATATGTCGAGCACTTGCTTATATACACAACTGTGTTGGCATCTGCCACCGTGATATCAAACCACAGAACGTTCTC GTTAACCCACATACACACCAGCTTAAAATATGTGATTTTGGCAGTGCAAAGGTCTTG GTCAAGGGAGAGCCATATATCTCCTACATATGCTCAAGATACTACCGAGCACCAGAACTCATATTTGGTGCAACTGAATATACTACGGCCATTGATTTGTGGTCCACAGGCTGTGTCATGGCAAAGCTGCTTCTTGGACAG CCTCTTTTTCCTGGGGAAAGTGGAGTTGATCAGCTGGTTGAGATTATCAAG TGCCTTGCAGGTCTTgggtactccaacaagggaagagatCAAGTGCATGAATCCAAACTACACGGAGTTCAAGTTCCCACAAATTAAGGCTCACCCATGGCACAAG GTTTTTCAGAAAAAGCTTCCACCTGAAGCAATGGACCTTGTCAGCAGGTTTCTCCAATACTCGCCAGATCTTCGGTGCACTGCT ATGGAAGCCTGCATGCACCCGTTCTTTGATGAGTTGAGAGATCCAAACACCCGTCTACCTAACGGCCGCCCTCTACCTCCCCTCTTCAACTTCAGATCTCAAG AGCTAAACGGTATACCTCCAGAAGTCGTCGAGCGCCTGGTTCCGGAGCACGCGAGAAGGCAGAACCTGTTCATGGCGCTCCGCACCTAG
- the LOC119287466 gene encoding shaggy-related protein kinase kappa-like isoform X2 has product MAYSGQRHAGAAGSSSRQGNGLKGQASSVEFLGRGMVGMQLRDAKPDDADDERDNEPDVVADSGSEAGQIIATTIRGRNGLPKQSVSYIAEHVVGTGSFGVVFQAKCRETGEVVAIKKVLQDKRYKNRELQIMHMLDHPNIVGLKHYFFSTTERNELYLNLVLEFVPETVNRMARQYNRMNQRVPLIYVKLYTYQICRALAYIHNCVGICHRDIKPQNVLVNPHTHQLKICDFGSAKVLVKGEPYISYICSRYYRAPELIFGATEYTTAIDLWSTGCVMAKLLLGQPLFPGESGVDQLVEIIKVLGTPTREEIKCMNPNYTEFKFPQIKAHPWHKVFQKKLPPEAMDLVSRFLQYSPDLRCTAMEACMHPFFDELRDPNTRLPNGRPLPPLFNFRSQELNGIPPEVVERLVPEHARRQNLFMALRT; this is encoded by the exons ATGGCGTATTCTGGGCAGAGGCATGCCGGTGCCGCCGGGAGCTCGTCGCGGCAGGGGAATGGCTTGAAGGGGCAGGCCAGCTCAGTCGAGTTCCTGGGAAGGGGGATGGTGGGGATGCAGCTCAGAGATGCAAAGCCAGatgatgctgatgatgaaagg GATAATGAGCCAGATGTGGTTGCAGATTCTGGTTCTGAAGCTGGTCAAATAATTGCAACCACAATCCGTGGTCGAAATGGTCTGCCTAAACAG TCCGTCAGTTACATTGCTGAACATGTGGTTGGAACTGGTTCTTTTGGGGTTGTATTTCAG GCGAAATGTCGAGAAACAGGAGAAGTCGTTGCCATCAAAAAGGTTCTTCAAGATAAGCGTTACAAAAACAGGGAATTGCAAATTATGCATATGCTTGACCATCCGAACATTGTTGGTCTTAAGCATTACTTCTTCTCAACCACTGAAAGGAATGAGCTTTATCTTAATCTTGTCCTTGAGTTCGTTCCAGAGACAGTAAACCGGATGGCAAGACAGTACAACAGAATGAATCAAAGAGTGCCCCTCATTTATGTCAAACTATACACTTATCAG ATATGTCGAGCACTTGCTTATATACACAACTGTGTTGGCATCTGCCACCGTGATATCAAACCACAGAACGTTCTC GTTAACCCACATACACACCAGCTTAAAATATGTGATTTTGGCAGTGCAAAGGTCTTG GTCAAGGGAGAGCCATATATCTCCTACATATGCTCAAGATACTACCGAGCACCAGAACTCATATTTGGTGCAACTGAATATACTACGGCCATTGATTTGTGGTCCACAGGCTGTGTCATGGCAAAGCTGCTTCTTGGACAG CCTCTTTTTCCTGGGGAAAGTGGAGTTGATCAGCTGGTTGAGATTATCAAG GTCTTgggtactccaacaagggaagagatCAAGTGCATGAATCCAAACTACACGGAGTTCAAGTTCCCACAAATTAAGGCTCACCCATGGCACAAG GTTTTTCAGAAAAAGCTTCCACCTGAAGCAATGGACCTTGTCAGCAGGTTTCTCCAATACTCGCCAGATCTTCGGTGCACTGCT ATGGAAGCCTGCATGCACCCGTTCTTTGATGAGTTGAGAGATCCAAACACCCGTCTACCTAACGGCCGCCCTCTACCTCCCCTCTTCAACTTCAGATCTCAAG AGCTAAACGGTATACCTCCAGAAGTCGTCGAGCGCCTGGTTCCGGAGCACGCGAGAAGGCAGAACCTGTTCATGGCGCTCCGCACCTAG
- the LOC119287466 gene encoding shaggy-related protein kinase kappa-like isoform X3 encodes MSNYTLIRYVEHLLIYTTVLASATVISNHRTFSLTHIHTSLKYVILAVQRSWSRESHISPTYAQDTTEHQNSYLVQLNILRPLICGPQAVSWQSCFLDSLFFLGKVELISWLRLSSHSALQVLGTPTREEIKCMNPNYTEFKFPQIKAHPWHKVFQKKLPPEAMDLVSRFLQYSPDLRCTAMEACMHPFFDELRDPNTRLPNGRPLPPLFNFRSQELNGIPPEVVERLVPEHARRQNLFMALRT; translated from the exons ATGTCAAACTATACACTTATCAG ATATGTCGAGCACTTGCTTATATACACAACTGTGTTGGCATCTGCCACCGTGATATCAAACCACAGAACGTTCTC GTTAACCCACATACACACCAGCTTAAAATATGTGATTTTGGCAGTGCAAAGGTCTTG GTCAAGGGAGAGCCATATATCTCCTACATATGCTCAAGATACTACCGAGCACCAGAACTCATATTTGGTGCAACTGAATATACTACGGCCATTGATTTGTGGTCCACAGGCTGTGTCATGGCAAAGCTGCTTCTTGGACAG CCTCTTTTTCCTGGGGAAAGTGGAGTTGATCAGCTGGTTGAGATTATCAAG TCATAGTGCCTTGCAGGTCTTgggtactccaacaagggaagagatCAAGTGCATGAATCCAAACTACACGGAGTTCAAGTTCCCACAAATTAAGGCTCACCCATGGCACAAG GTTTTTCAGAAAAAGCTTCCACCTGAAGCAATGGACCTTGTCAGCAGGTTTCTCCAATACTCGCCAGATCTTCGGTGCACTGCT ATGGAAGCCTGCATGCACCCGTTCTTTGATGAGTTGAGAGATCCAAACACCCGTCTACCTAACGGCCGCCCTCTACCTCCCCTCTTCAACTTCAGATCTCAAG AGCTAAACGGTATACCTCCAGAAGTCGTCGAGCGCCTGGTTCCGGAGCACGCGAGAAGGCAGAACCTGTTCATGGCGCTCCGCACCTAG